A single Plasmodium knowlesi strain H genome assembly, chromosome: 13 DNA region contains:
- a CDS encoding endonuclease/exonuclease/phosphatase family protein, putative has product MESLQIASWNVNGWKKSCELIKQREVTVAHFLKKLNIDILCLQETKTNNPTIENESSLLDAYSDEYESYWTCCKRRGGGEKIQRGYSGLATYVGNKAKIICCCSDPFRNFFFSVDGFSEEDLLVSRCFPRDNSSVSFYAFPHDSGEVTDALSSGYGEQKCQTPRQIQPPDAPLQRVSDMFNEGRVLITIHKEFVLVNVYAPYSGCNYNRLDYKMRFLHAVRSKLLELRITTGLPIILVGDLNISFRNRDVHYLNNVINLHEVQKDMNKVNIREDLKQRICKQIPIIIETLSSRDNFIIKKQKGENGESFRLYLNFKGDVKRVGTSFTSMEEIFFFFSLDPVFVEDKYAGVYPNDFFFFLRAPGGGIQRGDDKGGDNKDGDNKYGDNKYGDNKYGDNKYGGIQRGEDEGGDDEGGDDEGGDDEGGDDEGGDDEGGDDEGGDDEGGDDEGGDDEGGDDEGIVHSGEDPPKRSETHHGNHVERDMYDSFAKEREKICSHFMKKEYAPIQEYLLRMEEKNVKYNIRRITTHGECRRILCRYSFRNCIEGKYNVKKANTLYLKHFNDILLSLGTFLSKEDLLKVANALGYSSSPECCTNFVKNLICEDRMVDTFSFFYPSLNGKFTCWDTYKQHRVSNEGSRIDYIFVDFILYERLIRSHSHLYASPVVMTEELRALLRREGDAKGEGDAKGEGDAKGEGDTKGEGRDEANNGIVMDDDSSKKGVNSANTDTGDPCEENYLCVNSPQNNCNYANYFNRLRKKRGRNPPEEEWVSEQEEDIYHFQFKLRSYIGFIYTSPRLSDHIAVNCTFMARTQSGGTKKRKEVPICFSGEPTIPLRSFCSSEKQYVTFFPIYLIDPALFSGYTFEILNPVHAHGGTCPSITMAQPHKKTSKITQYFSVRRGKP; this is encoded by the coding sequence ATGGAAAGTCTGCAAATAGCTAGCTGGAATGTGAACGGTTGGAAGAAGAGCTGTGAGTTAATAAAGCAAAGGGAAGTTACAGTGgcccattttttgaaaaagctTAATATTGACATTCTATGTTTACAAGAAACAAAGACGAATAACCCAACCATTGAAAATGAGTCCAGCTTGTTAGATGCATATTCGGATGAATACGAATCCTACTGGACGTGTTGCAAGAGGAGAGGAGGTGGAGAAAAGATACAGAGGGGATACTCTGGGCTTGCTACGTATGTGGGAAATAAggcaaaaattatttgttgTTGTAGTGATCCATTccggaacttttttttttccgtggaTGGTTTTTCGGAGGAGGACCTACTAGTGTCGAGGTGTTTTCCGCGGGACAATTCATCCGTGTCATTTTACGCATTTCCACATGATAGTGGGGAGGTTACCGATGCACTTAGCAGTGGTTATGGAGAACAGAAATGTCAGACACCACGCCAAATCCAACCCCCTGATGCTCCGCTACAGAGAGTGAGTGATATGTTCAATGAAGGGAGAGTGCTCATTACCATCCACAAAGAGTTCGTGTTGGTTAATGTATACGCCCCGTACTCTGGATGCAATTACAACCGTCTCGACTACAAAATGAGATTTCTCCATGCAGTTCGAAGCAAGCTCCTTGAGTTGAGAATAACGACGGGTCTACCAATTATCCTCGTGGGAGACCTGAACATATCCTTCCGAAACAGAGATGTGCACTACCTGAACAATGTAATAAATCTGCATGAAGTACAAAAAGATATGAACAAGGTGAACATACGAGAGGACCTAAAACAGAGGATATGCAAGCAGATACCTATCATCATAGAGACACTGAGTAGTCGGgacaattttattattaagaagcagaaaggggaaaatggtGAGTCGTTTCGACTGTACTTGAATTTTAAGGGGGATGTCAAAAGGGTCGGAACGAGCTTTACTTCGATGgaggagatttttttttttttttcgttggaTCCGGTGTTCGTGGAGGACAAGTACGCTGGGGTCTACCCGAAcgactttttcttcttcctgcgGGCGCCCGGGGGGGGCATCCAGCGTGGGGACGACAAAGGGGGGGACAACAAAGACGGGGACAACAAATATGGGGACAACAAATATGGGGACAACAAATATGGGGACAACAAATATGGGGGCATCCAACGTGGGGAAGACGAAGGGGGGGACGATGAAGGGGGGGACGATGAAGGGGGGGACGATGAAGGGGGGGACGATGAAGGGGGGGACGATGAAGGGGGGGATGATGAAGGGGGGGACGATGAAGGGGGGGATGATGAAGGGGGGGATGATGAAGGGGGGGATGATGAAGGAATTGTGCACAGCGGGGAGGACCCCCCCAAGCGGTCGGAGACCCATCACGGCAATCACGTAGAGCGCGACATGTACGATTCCTTCGctaaggaaagagaaaagattTGTTCTCACTTcatgaagaaggaatatgCCCCCATACAAGAATACCTCCTCCGCATGGAGGAAAAGAACGTGAAGTACAATATTAGAAGAATTACTACCCATGGAGAGTGTAGGAGGATACTGTGTAGATATTCGTTCCGTAACTGTATCGAGGGAAAGTACAACGTAAAGAAGGCCAACACTCTCTACTTAAAGCACTTTAATGATATCCTTCTATCGTTAGGAACGTTTCTTTCGAAGGAAGATCTTCTAAAAGTTGCCAACGCCCTTGGATACTCTTCCTCCCCTGAGTGCTGTACGAACTTTGTGAAGAACCTAATATGTGAAGACAGAATGGTAGACacgttctcctttttttatccgTCACTTAACGGGAAGTTCACCTGTTGGGATACGTATAAACAACACCGGGTGAGCAATGAAGGTTCACGCATAGACTACATTTTTGTTGATTTCATTTTGTATGAACGTCTGATCAGGAGCCACTCCCACTTGTACGCCTCGCCAGTTGTCATGACGGAGGAGCTTAGGGCATTGCTGAGACGAGAGGGTGATGCCAAGGGAGAGGGTGATGCCAAGGGAGAGGGTGATGCCAAGGGAGAGGGTGATACCAAGGGAGAGGGTCGTGACGAAGCAAACAATGGAATCGTAATGGATGATGATTCATCAAAGAAAGGGGTAAACAGTGCTAACACTGATACGGGTGACCCCTGCGAGGAAAACTACTTGTGTGTAAATTCCCCTCAGAACAACTGCAACTACGCCAACTACTTCAATcggttaaggaaaaaaagggggagaaaccCCCCGGAGGAGGAATGGGTGAGTGAACAGGAAGAAGACATTTACCATTTCCAGTTTAAGCTCCGAAGTTACATAGGCTTTATCTACACCTCGCCGCGCTTGAGCGATCACATAGCAGTTAATTGTACCTTTATGGCAAGGACACAGTCTGGaggaacaaagaaaagaaaagaagtacCCATATGTTTTTCAGGAGAACCTACCATACCTCTGCGCAGTTTCTGTTCTTCAGAGAAACAATATGTTACCTTCTTTCCAATTTACTTAATTGACCCTGCGCTTTTTTCTGGATACACCTTCGAGATCTTAAACCCTGTTCATGCGCATGGCGGCACATGTCCTAGCATCACCATGGCTCAGCCCCATAAAAAGACGAGCAAGATAACGCAGTACTTTAGCGTAAGAAGGGGCAAACCTTAG